The stretch of DNA ATGGTTTGAATGGAACGTCCACTTCTTTTAGTTCATCCGTACCCCATTTTGCTAAGTTTTCAACGTGCTCTTTCGCGATTACGCGGCCATCATATTGGCGAAGCACAGATTCAAGTAATACTTTTACGGAATATGGCAATTTAGATACCTTGCCAAGACCAGCCTCTTCAAGTGCACTTAAGCGGTAATAGTGGTAGCGTTTACCGTTTACTTCAAAGGAAGTACGTGCGTTAAATACGTCATTTTTCACCATTGTAAAGCCCCCTCATTCGTCAACATTAACTAAAATAAACGAAAAGTTGAAAAGTTTGAATATTCCTATCCATCTCTACTTTTCTCACAATTCTAATCTTAATACAACCTTCTACATAAGTAAATAACAAGAAAGTTATTGTGCTTGATAAGTTTTCCTTATGTTTTTTATGTAAAATGTTCGAAATATTTTGAAAAATATTATAAGAACGTATGACTGAATTATCATAAAGATTAGAATTGCGTATGTATTTATTATCTCAAAAAACTTTTTTGTTGTCATTTATTTTACCTTAAAAGGAAATATTAACACTATCAGTGAGAATTCTACAGAATTCTCGGGTAGGAGGTGAATGGTATGCAAAGAAGAAAGTCCAACCATGTAATCCCTGGGGCGAATGCTGCTAAAGGTCAGGGTCAAGGTGCAGGTTTTAATGAAGAAATGGCGAACGAACCTTTAACAATAAAAGAAAAAATGAACAACAAAAAGCGAAAAAAGAATCAGTAATGCAGTAAAAAGCAGGAGCCTTTCCCCTGCTTTTTTACCATATTTTTATTCAGGAAGATTTACTTCAGCTACTATACTCTGCAAGTCCTGTTGAAAACGCTCAAGCTGTGCACGCTGGTGTTCAGTAGCAACTTCAAGTGCATTTTCAATTTGCTGGTATGCTTCGTTTACTTCTTCTTTTAAATGCTTCAATTGATGACCGTAACTCGCACTATCGCTAATAATGGTTGCAGCGAGTCCCTGGGCTTCTTCGTAACCCTGCTGAGCAGCTTGAAAAGCCTGCTGTTTATCCTTATTGTATGGATATTGTTGCATTGACTGTCTCACTCCCCTCATGTTTCTATAACGTTAAATTGCACAGCACCATAACAAATTATTCAGCATAAAAACTCTTCAGCATTACATCCTAACAATATAGGAGGGATGAAAAAATGGTGAACAAAAACGACGGCAAGGATATGAGAAGAAATCAACCGAAGACATCTGGTCAGCCTGAGCCATTAAGCGGATCTAAAAAAGTAAAGAATCGCAACCATACACGCCAAAAACACAACTCGCACCATGACATGTAGAAAAGCTGTAGGTTCCTGCTTATCGGTCTATGACCCGAATGGCACCTGTAGCTGGACAATGCTCAAAAAGATATAAAGAAACTAATCTTACTGGGACCATAGAAATAGTTCTAACCCCCTCTAGACCGAAGAGGGGGTTAGATTTATAATTGGATTAAGACTTGAAGTAAAAGCTTTTCTTCTTCCTCTGTAACAGTTCTTAAGTCGATGATAAATTCATCCTTTTGAATTCGTCCAACAATTGCTGGTTTGTATTCTGTTCTTAACGTTTTCCCAACCTGTTCGGCAGTAAGTGTATGATGTTTTAACGAAATGACCATAGTTGGGAGTCCGACATCCGGCATCGTTCCTCCTCCTACTTGACTTGTGCCAGGGAAAATTTTCGCCTGAAAATTATCTGAACCTTGTAACAAGTTTGTAACAAACCTCGTTGATCTTACGTCTAATTCATCAGTAGAAACTAATAAATCACGGATTGTGGGAATATTTTGGACACCGTTTTCCCCACGAGCGTAATCAATTAGTGTACCTTCTAGCGCAGCCAAGGTCATTTTATCGACTCGAACCACTCGAGCTAATTGATGTTTTTTTAACGTATCAATAATCTTCTTTTTTCCGGCAATAATCCCAGCTTGAGGTCCACCCAACAATTTGTCCCCACTAAAGGAGACAATATCCGCACCCATTTCGATGACCTCTTTCACTACGGGTTCATCACCAATACCATGTTTTCTAAAGTCAAAAAGGGCGCCGCTGCCAAGGTCTTCATAAAAAATAACATTTTCGGTCCTGTTTGTTAGCTCAATGAGTTCTTCTGTTTCAACGGATTTTGTAAATCCAATTACTTTAAAATTACTTGTATGTACTTTCATGATAATCGCCGTTTCAGAATTGAGGGCTTTTTCATAATCATATAAATGAGTTTTATTTGTTGTACCGACTTCGACTAATTTCGCTCCACTTTCTTCCATGATCGAGGAAATACGGAATGAGCCGCCAATTTCTACTAACTGACCTCTCGAAACAATCACTTCTTTATTTTCTGCAAGCGCTCTTAAAACCAGATAAACTCCCGCAGCATTATTATTAACAACCATTGCAGCCTCTGCTCCTGTGATTTCTTTAAGGAGATCTTCTACATGGCTGTGCCTTGAACCACGTTCACCTTCATGTAACTTATATTCTAGGTTTGAGTAGTTTTGTGCTGTCTCTACCACATGAAGGATGGCATTGTCACTTAATCTCGCTCTTCCAAGGTTGGTATGAAGGATGGTCCCAGTGGCATTTATAACTTTTTCGATGGTATACGAAAATTGTTTCTTAATCGTTATACCTAAAAGTTGAAAAACTTCATCAATAAACTGATTCGTACCTGGAGTTGAACCCTGCCAGTCTCCAGTTAAAATTTGTGATCTAATTTGGTCGACCGCTTCCTTTAACTTGTTGGTCAGTTGAGTCACATCTAGATGATTCTCCCTAAGGAGAGTATTAAACTGTTCATGATTTTGCAGTTCATGTACAGCTGGAATTGAACGTAACCATTCTTTCACTACCAAAACTCCTTTACTATTCCTACTTAGTCCTATTATATCATTTCACCTTTTAATTTCGCATGAATAAAATAAACCGAGCAAGGGGGATTGTTATGAAATCCAAAAAAAATATTCAGCCGATTGATTTTGACCTTGTGGAAAAGTGGTTGGAAAACTACTGCCTCGATCCCTTAACGACACAAGATGACTTGACACAATTTCGAATTGACTTATACGAAACAGATCAAGAATGGATTGTTGAGGCGTTACTTAACGAATATACCAGTTCTGAAATTAAAGTCTTTATAGAAGATAAGAAGTTGGTTATTACTGCGGATAAATCTTCCACACCGACTAATCAACAAAAAAGAATTCGGACTATTCAGTTCCCCTTTCAGGTTATTAATCAAAAAGTAACAGTAAATTATATTAATGGAATATTAGAGGTTCTGATTTCGAAGTCTGAAAAAGGTCTAGGTAAAAATTGCTATATTACACTGCCTTAAGGTTTTCTTATGGCAAAATCTTTTGTATATGAGTTAACATAATATGATTATAGAAAACAATAGACCCTCATACCTAATTAGATATGAGGGTCATTTTTATTTTTCTGAAATTTTGTTAATAATATCTTCGGTGTCAGGGAACACACCTGTATCTAGTTTGGAATAAATCTTCTCCCCATTGACGGTTACTTCAAATGCTCCACCTGAGACAGGAATTAACTCCATTTTTCCAATCTTTCGGTTAAAGTGTGTAAACAGTTCTTCCGCGAAACTCGCGGCTTTTGGTGCGTAGTTTCATTGCATGCAAAATTCAACAGTTATTTGATAAATGTTCATTTTACTCCTCCATTACAACTGGTAGTAATTTTCTACATCGCTATAGTAAAAACATTTTATCGTACGAATATATACCTATGCAAATCTTTTGCTTCTATAGTATGTGCGATTTTGACTAGAAACAGTTATACTAATGAATGGAGGTGGAACTATTGAGTGAGCAAGAGAAAATTCGCCTAACCTCTTTATCAACGAAAGCTGGTTGAGGCTGTAAAATTGGTCCTGAAGACCTGGCGCAAGTTTTGCGTCTATTACCTAAGCAAGAACCTGTTCCAGAATTATTAGTTGGACATGAAACCTCAGATGATGCGGGTGTTTATCAGTTAACGGACTCGATTGCCCTCATTCAAACGGTTGATTACTTTACCCCCATTGTGGATGATCCATATATGTTTGGACAAATTACCGCTGCTAATGCATTAAGCGATGTTTATGCCATGGGCGGCGAACCGAAAACAGTTCTAAATATTGTTGGTTATCCAATAAAGAAACTTGGCGCTGAAATGCTTTCGGATATTCTTCGCGGTGCAGCAGATAAAGTAAAAGAAGCTGGAGCATTAACGGTAGGAGGTCATTCTATTGATGACCAAGAGCCGAAATTTGGCCTTTCTGTTACGGGTATTGTTCATCCAGATAAGGTTTGGAAGAATGTTGGTTCAAAACCTGGTGATGTATTGGTGTTAACGAAGCCGATTGGTGTAGGAATTATCACTACGGGCATTAAACGCAGTGTTGTTACCCCTCTACAAGAACAAATTGTTACGGAAACAATGGCTGAGTTAAACAAAACGGCTGCAGAATGGTTAACATATTATCATCCTCACGCTGTTACGGACGTAACGGGATTTGGATTGTTGGGACATAGCAGTGAGATGGCACGAGGAAGTAATGTCAGTTTTGAAATCTTCTACTCGAAGGTTCCAATCCTTGAAGGTGCACTGGAGTTAGCGAGAGATGGCGTTGTTCCAGGTGGGTCAAAATCTAATCATAAATGGATCCTTAACGAAGTCGACTATGAGGATCTATCCCTTGAGGAACAATTAGTATTATGTGATGCCATCACTTCTGGTGGACTTCTAGTTTCCATTAGTGAAGAAGAAGCTGTCAAATATGTGGACAACTTGCATTCAGTTGGAAAGCACCATGCTGCTATTGTTGGCAGAGTTACCGAGAAGAAAGAAAAATTAATTTATGCGAAAAGATAACAGCGTGGCATGAGCTACGCTGTTTTTTTGCTTAAACAGGATGTGTGCTTTGCAGAACCGTACAGTTTTTACAATAAAGCGTACAGTTTTTACAATAAACCGTACAGTTCATACAAAAAAGCGTACAGTTTTTACAATAAACCGTACAGTTCATACAAAAAAGCGTACAGGTTCTACAAATAACCGTACAGTTCATACAAATTGATTTAGTTAGTAAAATTTGAAATAAAAAAGATGACCGAATAAATATCAGGTCATCTTTAAAAAATTATTAGATTCCGCTTGCTTTGGTTTTGTTCACGGTCAATTTATTTGTTAGTTTATTAATCATATCCTGCGTCATCTTCGCCAAGTCATATTCGAATTTAAAGCCCCACTCTTCTTCTGCGGCTATTGCATCAATGGAATTTGGCCAACTATCGGCAATTCTTTGACGAACAGGGTCAACATTATAGGTTAATTCAAATCCAGGTATATGTTTCTTAATTTCATTGGCAATTCCTTCTGGATCAAAGCTCATTGCTGTCACATTGAAAGAATTACGGTGTTTAAGCTTGCATGGGTCTGCCTCCATCAAATCGATAATCGCATTGAGCGCATCTGGCATATACATCATATCCATGTAGGTACCTTTATCAATATAAGAAGCATACTTGCCATTTTTAATGGCCTCATAGTAAATTTCAACTGCGTAATCTGTAGTTCCACCACCAGGCAGTGCAACATGTGAAATTAAGCCAGGGAATCTTAGTCCTCTAGTGTCGACTCCGAATTTATGAAAATAATAATCGCCTAAAAGCTCTCCAGCTACCTTGTTCACTCCATACATCGTCGTGGGACGCATAATCGTGTCCTGTGGTGTACTTTCCTTTGGAGTTGAAGGTCCGAATGCACCGATTGAACTTGGTGTAAAAAATTGAGCCTCAAGATCCCGTGCTGTCTCCAATGCATTCATCAAGCCGCCCATATTTAAATTCCATGCTAACACTGGCCTAGCCTCAGCAGTGGCAGATAATAATGCGGCTAAGTGCATAACGGTATCGACTTTATATTTTTTTGCCACTTCACCCATTTTGTTTAAGTCTGTTACATCAACAATTTCGAAGGGGCCTCCCTGTGCTGCTTCACTGTCATTCTTTTTAATATCAGTAGCAATTACATTATCCGTACCATACGTTTCCCGTAATTTAAGCGTAAGTTCAGAACCGATTTGCCCTAAAGCACCTGTTATTAATATCCGCTTCATTCTTCTCCGTCCTCTTCACTTATGTCATATATTCATGCCCATTAAAGGGTTTCTAAAATTAAATAATGCCCATTTCCTTCCCGACTTTCTCATATATAGCAATGGCTTGATCAAGCATTTCTTTCGTATGTGCGGCTGTTGGCATATTGCGGACACGTCCTGTTCCTTGAGGAACCGTAGGGAATACAATCGCTTTTGCATATACTCCCTCTTCATTCAGACGCTTGCTGAATTGCTGTGTTAATGCTTCATCGCCAATAATACATGGTGTAATCGGAGTTTCTGAATTTCCAATATTAAAACCTAATTCCTTTAAACCTTTTTTGAGGTAATCGCCATTTTCCCAGAGCTTTTTGTTAAGTTCGTTGCTTTCCATCAAAATTTCAATGGATCTTTTGCTGGCTGCCACATCTGCTGGTGTTAAAGATGTTGAGAAAAGGAATGGACGACTGCGGACTTTTAACCAATCAATTAAATTCTTTTTCCCTGCCACATAGCCCCCTACAACGCCAATCGCCTTAGAGAGAGTTCCAATTTGAAAGTCAATTTTATCTGATAATCCAAAATGCTTTACAGTACCCGCACCTTCACCTAGGACACCAGAGCCATGGGCATCATCTACATATGTAATGAGGTCGAATTCTTCAGCAATTTTTACGATTTCTGGTAATAATGCAATGTCTCCATCCATGGAGAATACTCCATCGGTAATGACCATAATTTTGTTGTATTGTCCAGACTCTTTCGCTTCTTTCGCTTTTGCCCGTAAATCTTCCATATCTGAATGATTGACACGGATAATCTTTGCTTTCGATAACCGGCAGCCATCAATTATAGATGCATGGTTTAATTCGTCGGATAAAATTGCATCATTTTTATCCATAACGGCTGAAATAGCTGCCATATTACAATTGAAACCAGATTGATAAGCAATTGCTGCTTCTGTGTGTTTGAACTCTGCTAACTTCTCTTCTAGTTCAACGTGAAGCTTTAATGTTCCGTTAATCGTACGAACAGCTCCAGCTCCGACACCGTAAGTTTCAATGGCCTCAGATGCTGCTTGCTTCAAACGTTCGTCTGTTGCTAATCCTAAATAGTTATTAGAAGAAAGATTGACTAATTGTTTACCATTTATTGTAATCATGGGACCATTTGGACTTTCTAATGGATCGATGACATTATATAGACCCTTACCTTTTAAATCTTCAAGGTTTTCATTTAAAAATTGTTCCAAAATTGTACTGGACACATAAATTCCCCCTTATTGTCGCTTTTAGAAAAACATTTGTCCGTCTCAGACGGACAGTTAAAAGGTCGATAAAGACCAGTGTAAAAGGATTTCTGTAATATACTTTATCACATTTTTTCCGAAATGTTCATACCTAGAGGACATTCTTTAAAATTTTTTTCGTTTTTAGGTTATCCAATTCGAAATCAGGTTATTTTTTAAATCAAGTAAAAAAGGTATAATGGGGAACAGGTCTGATTCACCCCAGAAAGGATGTAACACGTGGAAACTATTTCATCACTTATCTATACAATTATCGTTGGCAGTATTTTTATCTTTATTTTTATTTTTCTTTATGATTGGCTTTTTGGTGAGAAGCAAGAAAAACAAATTCGAAAAATTCATAAATATTTCCATAAGGATCAGGTTCAAAAAGTAGAAATGCTTGAACACCAGCCAAAAAAGTTCACCATGTATAAGGTGAAAACTGAATCAGAAACAAAACGAGTGAAAATAAAGCCAGGCTATAAAGTAATTAACATAGTAAAGAAAAAAGAACCTTCCCGTTAATGGGATAGGTTCTTTTCATTATTATTTCACTGATAATCTGCTTAGTTTTGCAGAATTTTGGTTTACTTTTTCCAATGCGTCTTGATATTCACCTTCTAAGCGTTTGATAATATCCGCAGTGGATTCAATTTTATCTATTGCCCCGACACCATGTCCTGCGGACCAGATATCACGCCAGGCTTTTGCAGCCGAATTTGCCTGCAAACCATCAAAATCAACTTTCTCTTTTTTCACTAATTGTGCTGGATCTAAGCCTTCCTTAATAATACTTGGAATAAGCATATTTGCCTTTACTCCAGAGAATGCATCAGTTAGGATGATATCCTCCTGTGTTGATTGGACAAGCATTTCACGGTACTCATCATTTGCCATACTTTCTGTTGCAACGATAAATCTTGTTCCCATATAAGCCAGATCTGCCCCTGCTGCCTGAGCGGCTAATATCCCTTTTCCTGTCGAGATACCGCCTGCAAGGATAATTATCCCTTCCCAGAAAGTGCGAACCATATCAACAAACGCGAAGCTATTAATTTGTCCAGCGTGTCCTCCAGCACCACTTGATACTAAAATCAAACCGTCAACACCTGTTTGGGCCGCTTTACGAGCAAATTTTAAATCGCTTACATCAGAAAATACTAATCCACCATATTCATGAACAATTTCAACCACATGTTTTGGGCTGCCTAGAGATGTGATAACCAATTGCGGTTTGTGTTTTTTTATTAATGCTATTTCATCTTGAAGACGGCTATAGGTACTATGTACAACCATATTCATGGCCCATGGTGCAATCTTTCGATCTGGATCTGCAATCCTAGCTTCTGCTAATTCTTCGTTTAACTGACCCATCCATTGATCGAGTACCTCGATTGGTCTTGCATTTGGGGCTGGAAATGAACCGATTACCCCATTTAAACAGCAATTTTTAACTAGTTCTGGACCTGACACCAAAAACATCGGTGCTGAAATAACAGGCAGCCTCATCTGGTTCCACCAATTTTCAGGAATTGATTTTTGCATAGTCGACTCTCCTTAGGTTTGGAATTTTCTGAATAAACTTCCTATTATTATAGTAACGGAAAATGAATGGTTATTCAATCATGGAGTGACACCTTTTAGAATAAAGAATAAAGCGCTTTCATTACACGAACAATGGACCAAAAAAAAAACCTATCGTTCGCCTTTTGATAAAAAAACCATTGCCATCCTTTTTCACCATGTTATAATGAGATTAATTTTATAAGGTTTCACTCGTATAATCGCAGGGATATGGCCTGCAAGTTTCTACCGGATTGCCGTTAACAATCCGACTATGAGTGGGTAATGTTTACGGCGCTATTTTGCGTCCATACATTTGGTTATTAAGCCCAAATGTCATTGCCTCACTCAATTTGTTTGATGTGAGCAGTGGCGTTTGGGCTTTTTATTTATTCATAGGGGGATTATCACATGAGATTACTAGAAGAAAAGATAAAAAAGGATGGCAGAGTCCTTAATGACAATGTATTGAAGGTTGATTCGTTTTTAAATCACCAAATTGACCCACAATTAATGAATGAAATTGGCAAAGAGTTTACCCAGCGATTTGCTAATGAAGGTATTACGAAAATTGTTACGATTGAATCTTCAGGAATTGCCCCTGCTGTGATGGCTGGATTACATATGAATGTTCCAGTTATCTTTGCTCGAAAAAGAAAATCAGTGACCTTAACGGATGACCTTCTGAGTGCAAGTGTTCATTCTTTTACAAAAAATGAAACAAATGAACTCGCGATTGCAAGGAAATATTTAAACGAAAACGATAAGATCCTAATTATCGATGACTTCCTTGCTAACGGTCAGGCTGCTCTCGCCTTGGTAGATATGGTAAATCAGGCGAACGCTGAGGTTGCTGGCATTGGGATTGTTATTGAAAAATCATTTCAACCAGGTGCAGATAAATTGAAAGAGCAAGGATTACGAGTTGAATCATTAGCAAGAATCGCCTCTCTATCAAATGGAGAAGTAAATTTTAAAATGGAGAAAATGGAGGAATTAGTCTAATGAAACAACATCCGTTCAAAATCGCCTCTTTAGGTATTCAACATGTATTAGCGATGTATGCAGGAGCTGTAATCGTCCCTCTTATCGTCGGTGGGGCTTTGAATCTTACTGGAGAACAGTTAACCTATTTGGTCTCAATTGATATTTTAATGTGTGGGATTGCTACCATTCTACAAGTTTGGCAGAATCGCTTTTTCGGAATTGGTTTACCAATTGTTTTAGGATGTACATTTACTGCGGTTGGGCCAATGATTGCCATTGGCGGAGAATACGGTATTTCAGCTATTTACGGTTCGATTCTAATCTCTGGTTTAATTGTGGTCCTTATTGCTAGTTTCTTTAGTAAATTAATTAAATTCTTCCCGCCTGTTGTGACTGGTTCGGTTGTTACGATTATAGGTATTACCCTAATTCCAGTTGCGATGAATAATATCGCTGGCGGACAAGGTAGTCCTGATTTTGGAAGTCTTTCAAATATCAGTTTAGCTTTTGGAACTTTATTATTTATCATTCTTCTCTATCGTTTTACAAAAGGATTTATTCGTTCTGTTGCAATTCTCCTTGGTCTAGCGGGTGGAACAATTGCGGCAGCATTAATGGGTAAGGTAAACTTTGCAGCAGTTGGTGATGCCTCTTGGTTTCATATGGTAAAGCCTTTTTATTTCGGTACGCCAACCTTTGAATGGACACCGATTATTACAATGACTCTTGTAGCGATTGTTAGTTTAGTAGAATCTACGGGTGTCTACTTTGCTTTAAGTGATATCACTGGAAGAAAGCTTAAGGAAAGTGATTTAGCTAAAGGATATCGTGCAGAAGGACTTGCGATTATGTTAGGTGCTCTGTTCAATGCATTCCCGTATACTACCTACTCACAAAATGTTGGACTACTACAGCTTTCAGGTGTCAAAACGAAAAATGTCATTTATACAATGGGTACAATGTTAATCGTTTTAGGATTCGTTCCTAAAATCGGTGCTCTAACAACGGTCATTCCTACCCCTGTTTTAGGTGGAGCAATGGTTGCCATGTTCGGAATGGTTATTGCCTATGGAATTAAAATGTTAAGTAAAGTAGAATTTGCTTCTCAGGAAAATCTTTTAATCATCGCTTGTTCTGTGGGAATGGGTCTTGGTGTAACAGCTGTTCCGGACCTTTTTGCTCAACTCCCAGAAAGCGTAAAAATCTTAACCAATAACGGAATTGTTGCTGGAAGCTTGACTGCGATTTTCTTAAATATTGTGTTTAATGTTGCGAATCCCGCTAAGCAAAAACAAGCTCAAAAAACTTGCAGTCAAAGTGTTGCTTAATTGAAATAATAAAGCTGCCTAAGTTCAAAATGAACTTGGCAGCTTTTTCATTATCATTCATTGAGTCCCGTTCTTATGACACTAAAATCTACCTTTATATTTACTTTAGCATTCTTATACATTTTGTACCATTTTTCATCCGTAAGGTTTGAGTGACGAACAGCGCTTCTATACGTATCTCCTAGGCCAAACACATCTGAATCTTTAGATTGACAATAAGCTATGAGTTTTTCAATGTCCTTTTTCATGCTCTTCTCTATTTCGGTTTCAATCAACTTCATATTTTGTGGATTACCAATATCAATCGAACTCGTTACTTCAAGTAATCTAGCGCTAAGTTTTATATCAATATCAAATTCGGGTTTATCTTTGTTTATCAGCTTGATGTCACTACCGCTCTCTATTGAATCTAGAGCTGCGACCGTTTTGTGAGTTCTTTCATTTCCTTCAGTCAAACTTGGGGAATCACTTTCTATCAAAACATCCTTACTCCCAGACTTATATTTATCATTTATTAATCCTAAATAAAAACTTTGATCCGTATTAATTTTTCCCACTAACTTAGCGCCTTTAAACATGGCAACACCTGAAAAAAGAATACCCTCTTTACCGTTTTTACTTATAATAGGCATGACTGGCTCTTTTCCTACTGTGTAATGGGTATGTAAAACCTCTTGCAATGTTGAAGAAGGCATCGTTTTCGCTTTTGTATTTTGTTCCATGAACCTGAAAATATGTATTCCAATATCAGGAATATGCTCAAGTTTTAGATGTAACAAATCCTTTGCCTTACCGTCAGTCATGGCTAAGAATGTCATATCACTAATGATAGGATCACTGGTTAATGTACTAGCTATCTTTGTTTTACCTTGTTTTAGCAGTTCTTCTCCGTATATGATCACTCGCAGCTGCCCCGAGGTTAATCTCCTAGAGGTTTTTTTATTGGCATTGGTAATAACTCCCCTAATCGTTAGGGACTCTGATTCCACAATAACAACATCTTTGGGTGCTTCAGGATCAATTTTTAACTCAACCAAAGTTCCTAAAATGGATCCCTCTTTTCCTAAGTCATATCCAACTGTTGTAATGAGACCTAATCTGTCGAGTACTTTAGGTTCAGCACAGCCACAAAGCAGTAAAATGGATAAGGAAATACAAAACCATCCTTTTTTCTTCATTTCATTTTCTCCTTATAGGCATTCAACATCTTCTTTAGTAGAGCGAAAGCATATAAAACGAGTGGATAACAAAACGTAAAATAGAAAGCTACACTAGCAAAGAAATTGTTAAAACGATTGATTTTTACCCGTGTATTAATAAATAGACTCATAACAAAAATACATGTTGTAAAAACCAACAAAACACCTATCTTATTAATTCCAAAAGTGCGTTTAACCCCCCGTACAGCGGCCCACAAATAGAGCATTAGATTGGGGAGAATGATAAGCAGCCAAAAAGTTACTGCAACATACTCAGTTCTTTCTATAAATGGGAGCTTAACAATTTTGAATAGAGAAAGAGTTGGCCAAATGGTACTTTCCAATTGCCCGGGACTAAAATAGACAAGTGCTACTAGCATAAGGATTAAATATACGAACGTGGTTACAGCGATTCCTATATGAGCATATTTTTGAAGCTTATCCTTCTTTTCCATAAAAGGATAAATAACATAAAGGATTTCGAAACCTACTATTGTAAGAGTCATTTTATGAGCTCCCTTTAAAATGGAACCAAAATTGGATTCCATCACGGGGAGCAGTTGATCAAAGTCCGCAAAACGTAGAGGATAGCCAATGAATCCAAACATCCAAAGGGAAAGCGCTACGCTAAAAAAACAAACTCCAACGATCATTCGAATCCCGCCTGTCACCGCATAAATGACTAATAGCAGGATGGACAATGAAAACAACCAGACAGGGACAGTTGGGAAAACCCATGTTTGCAGGACCTCTATATAGTTTTTAAGAATGATCAAAAATATCCATAAGCAATAGAAGATATATATACTATTAAATACCTTTCCTAGCCATTTTCCATATACATCATGGTGTACTCCATAAATGTCGGTAGAGCCGTATAACTGTAAAGTTTTAATCATAATAAAAACCACAATATGAGTGGCAAAACCTGCGATCAAAACCGAAATCCAAGCGTCCTGCTTCGCTTCCATAAAGATAATACGTTGAAATCCCTGTATCCCAATTCCCACTTGGATAGCATGAATAATAAAAATTAACAAAAAGGTACTTAACAAAAATGGTGGTTTTGGTTGGTATTGAACCTTCATACGTTCACCTGCTACCTAAGGTCAATTTTTTTCTTTAGCTTTTTCAGGGTCATATTTGTTTTCGTTTCCTGGTCTTGTTAGGTCTGGTCTTTTATAAGTGAATGATAAT from Neobacillus sp. CF12 encodes:
- a CDS encoding nitronate monooxygenase is translated as MQKSIPENWWNQMRLPVISAPMFLVSGPELVKNCCLNGVIGSFPAPNARPIEVLDQWMGQLNEELAEARIADPDRKIAPWAMNMVVHSTYSRLQDEIALIKKHKPQLVITSLGSPKHVVEIVHEYGGLVFSDVSDLKFARKAAQTGVDGLILVSSGAGGHAGQINSFAFVDMVRTFWEGIIILAGGISTGKGILAAQAAGADLAYMGTRFIVATESMANDEYREMLVQSTQEDIILTDAFSGVKANMLIPSIIKEGLDPAQLVKKEKVDFDGLQANSAAKAWRDIWSAGHGVGAIDKIESTADIIKRLEGEYQDALEKVNQNSAKLSRLSVK
- a CDS encoding xanthine phosphoribosyltransferase, whose protein sequence is MRLLEEKIKKDGRVLNDNVLKVDSFLNHQIDPQLMNEIGKEFTQRFANEGITKIVTIESSGIAPAVMAGLHMNVPVIFARKRKSVTLTDDLLSASVHSFTKNETNELAIARKYLNENDKILIIDDFLANGQAALALVDMVNQANAEVAGIGIVIEKSFQPGADKLKEQGLRVESLARIASLSNGEVNFKMEKMEELV
- a CDS encoding nucleobase:cation symporter-2 family protein, with the translated sequence MKQHPFKIASLGIQHVLAMYAGAVIVPLIVGGALNLTGEQLTYLVSIDILMCGIATILQVWQNRFFGIGLPIVLGCTFTAVGPMIAIGGEYGISAIYGSILISGLIVVLIASFFSKLIKFFPPVVTGSVVTIIGITLIPVAMNNIAGGQGSPDFGSLSNISLAFGTLLFIILLYRFTKGFIRSVAILLGLAGGTIAAALMGKVNFAAVGDASWFHMVKPFYFGTPTFEWTPIITMTLVAIVSLVESTGVYFALSDITGRKLKESDLAKGYRAEGLAIMLGALFNAFPYTTYSQNVGLLQLSGVKTKNVIYTMGTMLIVLGFVPKIGALTTVIPTPVLGGAMVAMFGMVIAYGIKMLSKVEFASQENLLIIACSVGMGLGVTAVPDLFAQLPESVKILTNNGIVAGSLTAIFLNIVFNVANPAKQKQAQKTCSQSVA
- a CDS encoding Ger(x)C family spore germination protein → MKKKGWFCISLSILLLCGCAEPKVLDRLGLITTVGYDLGKEGSILGTLVELKIDPEAPKDVVIVESESLTIRGVITNANKKTSRRLTSGQLRVIIYGEELLKQGKTKIASTLTSDPIISDMTFLAMTDGKAKDLLHLKLEHIPDIGIHIFRFMEQNTKAKTMPSSTLQEVLHTHYTVGKEPVMPIISKNGKEGILFSGVAMFKGAKLVGKINTDQSFYLGLINDKYKSGSKDVLIESDSPSLTEGNERTHKTVAALDSIESGSDIKLINKDKPEFDIDIKLSARLLEVTSSIDIGNPQNMKLIETEIEKSMKKDIEKLIAYCQSKDSDVFGLGDTYRSAVRHSNLTDEKWYKMYKNAKVNIKVDFSVIRTGLNE
- a CDS encoding GerAB/ArcD/ProY family transporter, which translates into the protein MKVQYQPKPPFLLSTFLLIFIIHAIQVGIGIQGFQRIIFMEAKQDAWISVLIAGFATHIVVFIMIKTLQLYGSTDIYGVHHDVYGKWLGKVFNSIYIFYCLWIFLIILKNYIEVLQTWVFPTVPVWLFSLSILLLVIYAVTGGIRMIVGVCFFSVALSLWMFGFIGYPLRFADFDQLLPVMESNFGSILKGAHKMTLTIVGFEILYVIYPFMEKKDKLQKYAHIGIAVTTFVYLILMLVALVYFSPGQLESTIWPTLSLFKIVKLPFIERTEYVAVTFWLLIILPNLMLYLWAAVRGVKRTFGINKIGVLLVFTTCIFVMSLFINTRVKINRFNNFFASVAFYFTFCYPLVLYAFALLKKMLNAYKEKMK